A genomic segment from Deltaproteobacteria bacterium encodes:
- a CDS encoding diacylglycerol kinase, which produces MATSSTSSPPPKTTGLTRLVRAMANSLRGLKLAAIHEAAFRQELVLALSLSVLALSLNLSPGLQLALLVGHVLVLVVELLNSAIEAVVDLASPEFHELAGRAKDMASAAVLLALGLSGMTWIYALYAFFGES; this is translated from the coding sequence ATGGCAACAAGCTCGACCTCATCTCCTCCTCCCAAGACCACCGGTTTGACCAGGCTCGTCCGGGCCATGGCCAACTCCCTGCGGGGGCTCAAACTGGCCGCAATCCATGAGGCCGCCTTCCGTCAGGAGCTTGTCCTGGCCCTGAGCCTGAGTGTTCTGGCCTTAAGCCTGAATCTGTCCCCGGGCCTACAACTCGCTCTGCTGGTCGGTCATGTCCTCGTGCTGGTGGTGGAACTTTTGAACTCGGCCATAGAGGCCGTGGTCGATTTGGCCTCGCCCGAGTTTCACGAATTGGCCGGACGAGCCAAGGACATGGCCAGCGCCGCTGTACTCCTGGCCCTTGGTCTGTCGGGAATGACGTGGATCTATGCTCTCTATGCGTTTTTTGGCGAGAGTTGA